The Aigarchaeota archaeon genome contains a region encoding:
- a CDS encoding SMC family ATPase, producing the protein MEEGRAGAYLEDLQGGQVEMITKVILNNFTSHKETFLDLGPGLNVFVGRNGSGKTSVVDGITYALFGKHGRGNNVNIVRDGASRGYVEVEFVLDGKTYVVGRHFDGQGRLEDAYLKFDGKPLVSGERKREDAVTRKIEEIMRMGYERLRASVIIQQGEIDRILSWQPREIKALFDDLLGLSMMESAYRKMGDVIKDFEERIRKDTGYSVEDVERVRREISEYESAISKLNEGLREKGRQLAELKEKYEIMRSELEKMEQFREAYYKASSQIGSITDIVKDWLKKEREELRKCESALELMKLKEEVEERVRLRDRLKEEVMKLEKDIEYLKIEIGRVEEERKEVTKKLEALDKESFRGRSFSEIVREVDSKAVELIDLAVELGKSLATRDGREGFLKEALENKKKEVLGLFEESYRSGLKAYFEDLETKIKSLNGEAEILSSKLESASLKLKDTKDRLVQLSKLNGESLEDLQEWIRRAQIILEAVGIDSREKFNLRKAKLESVEKTLASISEDKLPEPKLLYALAVTDDIVHKIKSVEAVMSEAKTFDNELYNNLRKSCEELQKSIASLEVEVERDRKDIKEKEDGLSRLKNVINTLEDARKLRDFLVDVRDKVYYRDGPVLKSLRSWAIKEVSRLATENLELFSVNVDGVKLGEIRNELEIKCYQRGREAHTDRLSGGEKVAVALALRLAIGDILGARRLGFFVLDEPTVHLDSENKMKLAEVFSALSKGVRQVIVITHDEEVFEEAEAILYKFERSTGTEEYSKVELVGRPIRK; encoded by the coding sequence TTGGAAGAAGGGCGCGCTGGAGCTTATCTGGAAGATCTTCAGGGAGGGCAGGTTGAGATGATCACTAAAGTTATTCTTAACAACTTTACCTCGCATAAAGAGACGTTCCTAGACCTGGGACCGGGCCTTAACGTATTCGTTGGTAGAAACGGTTCTGGAAAGACTTCTGTTGTAGATGGGATAACATACGCGCTTTTTGGCAAGCATGGAAGGGGGAACAACGTAAACATAGTTAGGGACGGGGCGTCTAGAGGTTACGTAGAAGTCGAGTTCGTACTCGACGGCAAAACATACGTTGTAGGTAGGCATTTTGATGGACAAGGTAGGTTAGAGGATGCTTACTTAAAATTTGACGGAAAACCTTTGGTGAGCGGTGAGAGAAAGAGAGAGGACGCGGTAACCAGAAAGATTGAAGAAATCATGCGCATGGGATACGAGAGATTGAGGGCTTCTGTGATCATCCAGCAAGGGGAGATCGACAGAATACTTTCTTGGCAACCCAGGGAGATAAAAGCACTATTCGACGATCTCCTGGGCCTTAGTATGATGGAGAGCGCCTACAGAAAGATGGGTGATGTGATTAAGGATTTTGAGGAAAGGATAAGGAAGGATACAGGATACTCCGTCGAGGACGTCGAAAGGGTCCGCAGAGAAATCTCAGAATACGAGTCCGCGATAAGCAAGCTTAACGAGGGATTGAGAGAGAAAGGACGACAGCTTGCTGAGCTAAAGGAAAAGTATGAAATAATGAGGTCTGAGCTAGAAAAGATGGAGCAATTCAGGGAGGCATACTACAAAGCATCGTCCCAAATCGGCTCCATTACCGATATCGTTAAGGATTGGTTGAAGAAAGAGAGGGAAGAGCTCAGGAAATGCGAGTCGGCATTAGAGCTGATGAAGTTAAAGGAAGAAGTCGAAGAGAGAGTAAGGCTGAGGGATAGGCTAAAAGAAGAGGTCATGAAGCTGGAGAAGGATATTGAGTATTTGAAGATAGAAATCGGCCGGGTTGAGGAAGAAAGGAAGGAGGTAACAAAAAAGCTAGAAGCACTAGATAAAGAAAGTTTTAGGGGAAGGTCGTTTTCTGAAATCGTTAGAGAGGTCGACAGCAAAGCTGTCGAACTCATTGACCTGGCCGTAGAACTTGGTAAATCGTTAGCGACCAGGGACGGTAGAGAAGGTTTTCTAAAGGAAGCTTTGGAGAACAAGAAAAAGGAAGTGCTCGGGCTTTTCGAGGAATCTTATAGATCCGGACTAAAAGCGTACTTCGAGGACTTGGAGACCAAGATAAAGAGCCTGAACGGAGAAGCGGAGATTCTCTCGTCAAAGCTAGAGTCAGCAAGTCTGAAGCTAAAAGACACGAAAGATAGATTGGTACAGCTATCCAAGCTGAATGGTGAGAGCCTTGAGGATTTGCAGGAATGGATTAGAAGGGCTCAGATTATATTGGAGGCTGTCGGTATCGATAGTAGAGAGAAGTTTAACCTAAGGAAGGCAAAGCTAGAAAGCGTTGAGAAAACCCTTGCATCAATATCGGAAGATAAGCTTCCAGAGCCTAAGTTACTCTATGCTCTAGCCGTGACGGATGACATCGTTCATAAGATAAAAAGCGTAGAGGCCGTGATGTCGGAGGCCAAGACCTTCGATAACGAACTGTACAACAACCTCAGGAAGTCTTGTGAAGAGTTGCAGAAGAGTATCGCTTCTTTGGAAGTCGAGGTTGAGAGGGACCGAAAAGATATCAAGGAGAAAGAGGATGGACTTTCTAGGCTCAAAAACGTCATAAACACATTAGAAGACGCCAGAAAGTTACGGGACTTCCTCGTCGACGTTAGGGATAAGGTATACTATAGAGATGGGCCTGTCCTCAAGTCTCTAAGGTCGTGGGCTATCAAAGAAGTATCAAGGCTCGCTACTGAGAACCTGGAATTATTCAGCGTAAACGTAGATGGTGTAAAGCTCGGGGAGATTAGGAACGAACTCGAGATAAAGTGTTACCAGAGGGGGCGGGAAGCCCATACTGATAGGCTTAGCGGCGGTGAGAAAGTTGCCGTAGCTCTGGCCCTTAGGCTTGCCATCGGTGACATACTTGGTGCAAGAAGGTTAGGCTTCTTCGTACTCGACGAACCAACAGTGCACTTAGACTCCGAGAATAAGATGAAACTTGCGGAGGTTTTTTCGGCACTGAGCAAAGGTGTCAGGCAGGTTATCGTAATCACACACGACGAAGAAGTTTTCGAGGAGGCTGAGGCTATACTTTACAAGTTCGAGAGAAGTACTGGAACAGAGGAATACAGCAAGGTGGAGCTAGTAGGAAGACCAATTAGAAAGTGA
- a CDS encoding DNA double-strand break repair nuclease NurA produces the protein MTLKQLFERAKLLRQRLLEEEGSERYKEWLDRAKNVWKPYKPEKVGRKVAAVDSGWNYRTYCGFYLYAIRAIAVTPSSETIIEPVVEVDTLPMEAEGGGMSPELYMQKVAECYEHDLASRASKVLDAVLVDGSILARLNLMFVLKKVKLFREYVAYLRPLRNKKNILFISKYSQDRSLVCGALGDVYYINKATRGIGYTEPIISEKEGTTVSVFYVRLSENSDAIHVEVPAIVDSEYVRSIIDALYGTTVNGYPYALMVAHEMASIPNDLINMLSETAGLSVLPTAREVLEVG, from the coding sequence ATGACTCTGAAGCAACTCTTTGAACGTGCAAAGTTGCTTAGGCAAAGGCTGCTGGAAGAAGAAGGTAGCGAGAGATATAAAGAGTGGTTGGACAGAGCAAAAAATGTCTGGAAACCATATAAACCTGAGAAGGTTGGGAGAAAAGTTGCTGCAGTTGATAGCGGATGGAACTACAGAACGTATTGTGGTTTCTATCTATATGCCATCAGAGCTATTGCTGTTACACCATCCTCGGAAACTATTATTGAGCCCGTAGTCGAGGTTGATACGTTACCTATGGAGGCTGAAGGGGGCGGCATGAGTCCTGAGCTGTACATGCAAAAAGTAGCCGAATGTTATGAGCACGATTTGGCCTCAAGAGCATCGAAGGTTTTAGACGCGGTATTGGTTGACGGGTCTATTTTGGCTAGGCTGAATTTGATGTTTGTCCTCAAAAAAGTTAAGCTCTTCAGGGAGTACGTTGCTTATCTCAGACCGCTGAGAAATAAGAAAAACATCTTGTTCATCTCGAAGTACTCTCAAGATAGGAGCCTTGTGTGTGGAGCGTTGGGAGATGTTTACTACATCAATAAGGCTACAAGAGGCATAGGATATACGGAACCTATAATATCCGAAAAAGAAGGTACGACCGTATCGGTATTCTACGTGAGGTTATCGGAAAATTCCGATGCGATACATGTAGAAGTTCCTGCGATAGTTGATTCTGAATATGTTAGATCCATAATTGACGCGCTATACGGCACAACGGTCAATGGATACCCATATGCCCTCATGGTTGCACACGAAATGGCCTCGATACCTAATGATCTCATAAACATGCTCAGCGAAACGGCAGGGCTTTCTGTTCTACCGACAGCCAGGGAGGTGCTCGAAGTTGGATGA
- a CDS encoding NAD(+)/NADH kinase, which yields MIKKVAIVYAPTKAKAVEMASELFKYLSSLGIGSEVFDSERIMETGRKIVADLVITLGGDGTILRSIHSLADYRTPLLGVNFGRGGYLSELNPEEVPNVLDRLIKEDLNVEEIMKLSVYAENRKLGDVINEVYVSGEYIGKIIEFEVVRDDHVLLDCAADGVIISTPLGSTAYAMSAGGPAVDHKLEAVVVVPVCPLTKVSPLVLPIDSSITLRLKVPKVHVLIDGQIREVIDKENLIIRKSEHTVRFVRFKRDYSFARRLKKRLNQKP from the coding sequence TTGATCAAGAAGGTAGCCATAGTTTATGCACCAACGAAAGCCAAAGCTGTAGAGATGGCCAGCGAGCTCTTTAAGTACTTAAGCTCCTTAGGGATTGGGAGCGAAGTTTTCGATTCTGAGCGCATCATGGAAACGGGTAGGAAGATAGTCGCGGACCTTGTCATAACGCTTGGTGGCGATGGTACGATACTGAGGAGCATACATTCCTTGGCCGATTATAGAACACCTTTATTAGGAGTGAACTTCGGCAGGGGCGGTTACCTTTCGGAACTCAATCCTGAGGAGGTGCCCAATGTCCTAGATAGGTTAATCAAAGAAGATCTTAATGTTGAAGAAATAATGAAACTTTCAGTTTACGCCGAAAATAGAAAGTTAGGGGATGTGATCAACGAAGTTTACGTCTCGGGCGAATACATCGGTAAGATCATAGAGTTTGAGGTTGTTCGTGATGACCATGTTTTGCTTGATTGTGCGGCTGATGGTGTTATAATATCAACACCTTTAGGCTCGACCGCTTATGCCATGTCCGCAGGAGGTCCGGCTGTCGACCATAAACTTGAGGCGGTAGTCGTTGTGCCCGTATGTCCGCTTACAAAGGTGAGCCCGCTCGTGTTGCCCATTGACAGTAGCATAACTCTCCGCCTGAAGGTTCCGAAGGTTCATGTATTGATTGACGGTCAGATTCGTGAGGTTATAGACAAGGAAAATCTTATCATAAGAAAGTCCGAACATACAGTTCGCTTTGTCCGATTTAAGAGGGATTACAGCTTTGCGAGAAGACTTAAGAAGCGCCTCAACCAAAAACCATAA
- a CDS encoding isocitrate/isopropylmalate dehydrogenase family protein codes for MKTVALIKGDGVGPELAEAFLKVFDAVKPNVKIIPLEAGFEWWQAHGGPSLIPPETWEVLERSDACLKAPTTTPWERGMPKSVAVSIRQRFDLYANVRPIKTFKGLQERFGELEFICVREGTEDLYTGIDVRLSDDCAIAIRKVSRKQSERVARKAFEIAKSKGWSKVIVITKRNIMKEADGIFWESVERVAKDYPGISYEEYFVDNMAQQLVKNPERFNKNVILGTNMFMDILSEEASGLVASIGCIYSGNFGDNYAMFEPAHGSAPKYKGMNKVNPTAMILSGAWMLEYLGEANAAKAIFEATEAVIAESKKVTYDLGGTATTFEMAETIAEKAKDLLRK; via the coding sequence ATGAAGACTGTTGCCTTGATAAAGGGCGACGGTGTTGGACCGGAGTTAGCAGAGGCCTTTCTAAAAGTTTTCGATGCAGTCAAACCTAACGTCAAGATAATACCATTAGAGGCAGGGTTCGAATGGTGGCAAGCGCATGGTGGGCCATCCCTAATACCTCCTGAAACTTGGGAGGTTTTGGAAAGGTCAGATGCATGTCTGAAAGCTCCAACTACGACGCCCTGGGAGAGAGGCATGCCCAAGAGTGTCGCGGTAAGCATCAGGCAGAGGTTCGACCTTTACGCTAACGTAAGACCAATCAAGACGTTCAAGGGGTTGCAGGAACGATTCGGCGAGCTTGAGTTTATATGCGTCAGAGAGGGGACGGAGGACCTCTACACGGGAATCGATGTCAGGCTGTCTGATGATTGTGCAATAGCCATCAGGAAGGTTTCTAGGAAGCAGTCCGAGAGGGTAGCTAGGAAGGCGTTCGAAATAGCTAAGTCAAAAGGCTGGAGCAAGGTTATAGTCATCACGAAAAGGAACATAATGAAAGAAGCTGATGGAATATTCTGGGAATCTGTGGAGAGGGTTGCGAAAGACTATCCTGGCATATCTTATGAAGAGTACTTTGTCGATAACATGGCACAACAACTTGTAAAAAATCCAGAAAGATTCAACAAGAATGTTATACTCGGAACCAATATGTTCATGGATATATTGTCTGAGGAAGCCTCAGGACTTGTCGCCAGCATAGGTTGCATATATTCTGGAAACTTTGGCGACAACTACGCGATGTTCGAACCAGCACACGGAAGTGCGCCAAAATACAAGGGCATGAACAAAGTGAACCCAACTGCCATGATCCTCTCTGGTGCGTGGATGCTGGAATACTTAGGAGAAGCTAATGCTGCAAAGGCAATATTTGAGGCCACAGAAGCGGTCATAGCCGAAAGTAAGAAGGTCACGTATGACCTAGGCGGCACAGCCACGACGTTCGAGATGGCAGAGACCATAGCCGAAAAGGCTAAAGACCTACTAAGGAAATAA
- a CDS encoding tRNA(Ile)(2)-agmatinylcytidine synthase: MVTIHVGIDDTDSKKAMCTTYVAAAVFEDLLKMGLTPVMRPQLIRLNPNCPYKTRGNAAVALRFSVDSGKLDRVKEVVLDRVRELAELECDGTEPGVAFYVGEEIPDKLRNFSLSVVRRMVTVEDAIAVASDVGAELYSLKGCRGVVGALAAVGMDRIPRKTYELIAYRAKQNWGTFRRVDDDSVIKMDVMTKPWTFDNFDYETNESRITPHTPCPVLLGIRSLDSDMAFYAFSILRILEPVERILLFETNQATDLHIQEVKVADTKENMSVSVEGVVADLPKVIPGGHVFFMLRDDTGTIQCAAFEPTKSFRNVIRSLRPGDRVKVYGGVKSKPNKSLTINLEKIRVISLARYVYTSPPSCDICGKKMESLGQGKGYRCPKCGNRLPEDSKVLVEEQRTLTPGIYTVPPSARRHLSKPLFLEDLVTFEEEL, from the coding sequence TTGGTAACGATACACGTTGGTATTGATGACACCGATTCTAAGAAGGCAATGTGCACGACGTACGTAGCCGCCGCCGTCTTCGAGGATTTGCTGAAAATGGGTTTAACTCCTGTGATGAGGCCCCAACTTATCCGCCTCAACCCGAACTGTCCCTACAAAACGAGGGGAAACGCCGCAGTGGCCTTGAGGTTTTCCGTCGACTCAGGAAAACTGGATAGGGTCAAGGAAGTCGTCTTGGATAGAGTACGCGAGTTGGCCGAGCTGGAATGCGACGGTACGGAGCCCGGCGTCGCATTTTACGTAGGTGAGGAGATACCGGACAAGTTGAGGAACTTCTCGCTCTCAGTCGTTAGGCGGATGGTGACCGTAGAAGATGCTATCGCTGTTGCCTCGGACGTTGGAGCCGAGCTTTATTCGCTGAAAGGATGCAGAGGAGTCGTAGGTGCGTTGGCTGCCGTTGGTATGGACAGAATCCCCAGAAAAACTTACGAGCTCATAGCGTACAGAGCTAAGCAAAACTGGGGTACGTTCAGGAGAGTCGACGATGATTCTGTCATCAAGATGGACGTTATGACAAAGCCATGGACCTTCGACAACTTCGACTACGAAACGAACGAATCGAGGATAACGCCGCACACGCCATGTCCAGTGCTTTTGGGTATCAGGTCGCTTGACTCGGATATGGCATTCTATGCTTTTTCGATTCTGAGAATATTAGAACCAGTGGAGAGGATACTGCTCTTCGAGACAAACCAAGCAACAGACTTACACATACAAGAGGTAAAGGTTGCGGATACAAAGGAAAATATGTCGGTATCGGTTGAAGGGGTTGTTGCAGATTTACCTAAAGTTATACCCGGAGGCCATGTGTTCTTCATGTTAAGGGACGATACGGGGACGATCCAGTGTGCTGCTTTCGAACCTACGAAGTCTTTTAGAAACGTGATACGTTCCCTCAGACCAGGCGATAGGGTAAAGGTTTACGGCGGCGTAAAATCCAAACCTAATAAGTCCTTAACGATAAATTTGGAAAAAATACGGGTGATAAGTCTTGCGAGGTATGTCTACACTTCGCCACCGTCTTGCGACATATGTGGTAAGAAAATGGAGTCCTTGGGCCAAGGCAAGGGCTACAGGTGTCCGAAATGCGGGAATAGGTTGCCGGAAGACTCGAAAGTGCTTGTTGAGGAACAAAGGACTTTAACGCCCGGTATCTATACGGTTCCGCCTTCGGCACGAAGACATCTATCAAAACCGCTGTTTCTCGAAGATCTAGTAACCTTCGAGGAAGAACTCTAA
- a CDS encoding DNA repair exonuclease → MIIGHLSDTHLGAYAGRDEEREQDYYEAFQEAIEIFIREHTKLVIHSGDILDSSKPYGTAMRVLVEGVKRLDEKGIRFVFTLGEHDISNVPSTPHPNILGILGLANYIGTGEPLVIGDIVVAGLHKYKKVERETLCEKLKGVAKKAKQVDGKKRILVLHQGLTELREFAGEISKYDIPAEFDYYAMGHFHMFHEFRHGNGLGSYPGATHWVDWSDSETSFVNLVDLSADEPKINKVRLESVRPRIEKDIKFEELGTLVQNLTSISHKNRKRPCLMIRVETSKPFDPKSLEDSLSAFYIVTIKQLLKEVGREVIHEAPDVDAELMRLVESVLGSKEKAEFALFELLKVLNDEDWKKGALELIWKIFREGRLR, encoded by the coding sequence ATGATTATCGGACACCTGTCAGATACACATCTCGGAGCTTATGCAGGAAGGGATGAAGAAAGAGAGCAAGATTACTATGAAGCCTTTCAAGAAGCCATCGAGATTTTCATAAGGGAGCATACTAAGCTGGTCATCCATTCAGGCGATATACTGGACTCCTCTAAACCATACGGAACCGCCATGAGGGTCCTTGTAGAAGGTGTCAAAAGGCTGGATGAAAAAGGTATACGGTTCGTCTTTACTTTAGGTGAACACGACATATCCAACGTACCCAGCACACCTCACCCCAACATACTTGGGATATTGGGGCTTGCTAACTACATAGGAACGGGAGAACCTTTAGTTATAGGAGACATAGTGGTGGCGGGTCTTCATAAGTACAAGAAAGTTGAAAGAGAAACGCTGTGTGAGAAACTCAAAGGGGTAGCTAAGAAGGCAAAGCAGGTTGACGGAAAGAAAAGGATTCTCGTACTGCATCAAGGACTTACTGAATTACGTGAATTCGCAGGCGAGATCTCTAAATACGATATTCCTGCAGAGTTTGACTACTATGCAATGGGACATTTTCATATGTTCCACGAGTTTAGACATGGTAACGGTTTGGGTTCATACCCAGGAGCGACGCACTGGGTAGATTGGAGCGACTCAGAGACCTCTTTCGTTAATCTGGTCGATCTTTCTGCAGACGAGCCGAAAATAAACAAAGTCAGGTTAGAGTCCGTAAGGCCAAGAATCGAGAAAGACATAAAGTTTGAGGAGCTAGGAACTTTGGTACAGAATCTAACATCAATTTCGCATAAGAACCGTAAGAGACCTTGTCTCATGATAAGGGTAGAGACTAGTAAACCTTTTGACCCTAAATCTCTTGAAGATTCGCTAAGCGCATTTTACATCGTCACAATCAAACAGCTCTTAAAGGAGGTAGGTAGAGAAGTTATTCATGAAGCCCCTGACGTGGATGCTGAGTTGATGAGGTTGGTAGAGAGCGTATTGGGGAGTAAAGAAAAAGCTGAGTTTGCGTTATTTGAGTTACTCAAGGTTCTTAACGATGAAGATTGGAAGAAGGGCGCGCTGGAGCTTATCTGGAAGATCTTCAGGGAGGGCAGGTTGAGATGA
- a CDS encoding ATP-binding protein: MDEVGIVVGEARPERIQFSAKDIVRVGEFVTVDTVDGRVLYLVEFSKLESKLLSKVHDYITTIEAREASKANPRDIVKYCIAKAVGLVEEVLRGARVYPTMPPNPGSPVFLAEDELLKRIFHNDSKEWVEVGRLLRRKNVTVSVNLNKIASRHLAILASTGKGKSNLLALIAKRIAEKNGTMIILDYHAEYHGLKIGKVRFVSPKINPRYLDSEELADMLDIKRDATRQRGVLREAYTKEVMNAPNFWEALKKNLDDKVKDEDEEFQTRATAKRVIEIIERNLAIKGNIFDTEIENPLNLVEPNRINVLDLSGLTETQAQIIVAHYLAEILNDRKNAMFKRSSRFRSPVVIAVEEAHTFIPQDRSSKCSDVLARIAREGRKFGVSLILVSQRPCKLNADVVSQMGSFAISGLTHPKDQQFVMEVTDEVSTELGASLPSLNTGEMILSGQWVTVPVLVKVDLVEEKYMGMDLDAVRLWAEDASAGHRRISTEELIRL, encoded by the coding sequence TTGGATGAAGTCGGAATCGTGGTCGGCGAGGCGCGACCTGAGCGAATACAATTCTCAGCTAAGGATATTGTCAGAGTTGGGGAATTCGTCACGGTAGATACTGTAGACGGGCGAGTTCTATACTTGGTTGAGTTCTCCAAGCTGGAGAGCAAACTTCTGTCAAAAGTACATGATTACATAACGACGATCGAGGCGAGGGAGGCGAGCAAGGCCAACCCCAGAGATATTGTGAAGTATTGTATCGCAAAAGCCGTCGGACTTGTTGAAGAAGTTTTGAGAGGTGCACGCGTTTATCCTACGATGCCGCCTAATCCTGGTTCACCTGTATTTCTAGCAGAAGACGAGCTACTGAAAAGAATATTTCATAACGATTCGAAAGAATGGGTCGAAGTCGGAAGACTTTTGAGGAGGAAGAACGTTACCGTTTCCGTTAACCTGAATAAAATAGCCTCAAGACATCTCGCGATACTCGCATCTACGGGCAAGGGAAAGTCTAACCTTTTGGCACTAATAGCGAAGAGGATAGCAGAGAAAAACGGGACCATGATAATACTGGACTATCATGCTGAGTATCATGGCCTGAAGATAGGAAAGGTGAGGTTTGTGTCTCCGAAAATTAATCCAAGATACTTAGATTCCGAGGAGCTGGCGGATATGCTCGACATAAAAAGAGACGCAACAAGGCAAAGAGGAGTGCTCAGAGAGGCATACACCAAAGAGGTAATGAATGCGCCAAACTTCTGGGAGGCTCTAAAGAAGAACTTAGATGACAAAGTAAAAGATGAGGACGAAGAATTTCAAACAAGGGCCACTGCCAAAAGGGTCATAGAAATAATCGAAAGAAATCTTGCGATAAAGGGTAACATATTCGATACGGAAATAGAAAACCCACTCAATCTCGTTGAGCCCAATAGAATAAATGTGTTGGACCTTTCAGGTTTAACGGAAACCCAAGCGCAGATAATCGTGGCGCATTATCTTGCAGAGATCTTGAACGACAGGAAAAACGCGATGTTTAAAAGAAGCTCGAGGTTCAGATCGCCCGTGGTCATAGCTGTTGAAGAAGCTCATACCTTCATACCACAGGACAGGAGTTCCAAATGCTCTGACGTTTTGGCTAGAATAGCGAGGGAGGGGAGAAAGTTTGGGGTTTCATTGATCTTAGTCTCACAAAGACCATGTAAGTTGAACGCGGATGTAGTGAGTCAGATGGGTAGCTTCGCAATTTCTGGCTTAACCCATCCAAAAGACCAGCAGTTTGTTATGGAGGTGACGGACGAGGTCTCAACTGAGCTGGGCGCATCGTTACCAAGTCTCAACACTGGTGAGATGATATTGTCAGGCCAGTGGGTAACCGTGCCAGTACTCGTCAAAGTGGACCTAGTAGAGGAGAAGTACATGGGCATGGACTTGGATGCTGTAAGGTTGTGGGCCGAAGATGCTAGCGCAGGACACAGAAGGATATCAACGGAGGAACTCATCAGGTTATGA
- a CDS encoding ribonuclease VapC, which yields MREDLRSASTKNHNKSTLYILDSTALIAGQTDFSRKEFATTPSVLSEVMHDESVKNVVEIAIDCGQLEVSSPSEASVMEVEKIATSTGDRNKLSRTDIEILALALEKKRAGMNIVIISDDYSIQNLARSMNIKVVGVIHPGIRKQITWVTYCPVCRSEYGISDLNVCTKCGAELKRKPAKR from the coding sequence TTGCGAGAAGACTTAAGAAGCGCCTCAACCAAAAACCATAATAAATCGACACTATACATTCTCGACTCAACGGCCCTCATAGCTGGTCAGACGGATTTTTCAAGAAAAGAGTTTGCGACCACACCATCCGTCTTGTCAGAGGTAATGCACGATGAGTCTGTAAAGAATGTGGTGGAGATCGCAATCGATTGTGGTCAGTTAGAGGTTTCCAGCCCATCGGAAGCTAGCGTCATGGAGGTGGAGAAGATTGCAACCTCGACTGGTGATAGGAATAAACTGTCCCGAACGGACATAGAAATCTTGGCCCTCGCTCTGGAGAAAAAAAGAGCAGGAATGAACATCGTCATAATAAGCGACGACTATAGTATCCAGAACCTTGCGAGGAGCATGAACATAAAGGTTGTCGGCGTTATTCATCCCGGAATCCGGAAACAAATAACTTGGGTAACTTACTGTCCAGTATGCAGGAGTGAGTATGGAATCAGCGACCTAAATGTCTGCACGAAGTGTGGTGCCGAGTTAAAACGAAAGCCAGCAAAACGATAA
- a CDS encoding phosphoribosyltransferase family protein, whose amino-acid sequence MSKLASMKKKIFAVEVLKVLKRNYTYKEISKMINLPPSVLSRYINGHVIPSIEKAERIIETFKENYIRDILRSRVTERNGAYDLTSVCYDAGLQQLIAKSVASEFELVKVDRILTAAVDGIPIAIQLGNELGVKSIIIAKGTKEVGVEEFLEEKAMFSPVLFKTFYIPKGSIRKDENVLIVDDIMRTGATLEAMVRLVERSKAKTVGIFTLFSVKNCAEELKKRLGLKCKVMSFLELS is encoded by the coding sequence GTGAGCAAACTGGCCTCTATGAAGAAAAAGATTTTCGCCGTAGAAGTGTTGAAGGTTTTGAAAAGGAACTACACGTACAAGGAGATCTCCAAGATGATAAATCTGCCGCCGAGTGTTTTGAGCAGGTACATAAACGGCCATGTGATACCGAGCATCGAAAAAGCCGAGAGGATAATAGAGACGTTCAAGGAGAACTACATACGCGACATCCTCAGGTCAAGGGTCACCGAGAGGAACGGCGCTTATGATCTAACTTCTGTTTGCTACGACGCAGGCCTTCAGCAGCTCATCGCGAAGAGCGTAGCTAGCGAGTTCGAACTCGTCAAGGTAGATAGGATTCTAACGGCCGCGGTTGACGGAATACCCATAGCGATACAACTAGGGAACGAACTCGGTGTCAAGTCCATCATAATAGCGAAGGGAACCAAGGAGGTTGGCGTAGAGGAGTTCCTCGAAGAGAAGGCGATGTTCTCACCAGTCCTCTTTAAGACCTTCTACATACCCAAGGGCTCCATAAGGAAGGACGAGAACGTCCTTATAGTCGATGACATAATGCGAACCGGCGCGACGCTCGAGGCTATGGTGAGGCTCGTAGAAAGGTCGAAAGCAAAAACCGTAGGAATATTTACTCTGTTTTCCGTTAAGAACTGTGCAGAGGAGTTAAAGAAGAGGTTAGGGTTAAAGTGCAAGGTCATGTCGTTCTTGGAACTCTCCTAG